DNA sequence from the Alkaliphilus metalliredigens QYMF genome:
AAAACAGAAGGAACTTGGAAATCTTCTCTCCAAGCTCCTTTGTATGATTTGACTCCGCTTACTTCTTCGATAAATTCTGCAGTTGACTTTTCCCATGTATCGCTAGAGGTGTCTGTTTCATGCAAAGCTATGACTGAAAAATTCAAACCTCTTACAATGGCTTTCCACTCTTCATCCACCATGTCTTGTCCTATGGTTCCGTTGAAAGTAGCAGTGTATGATAATCCTGTATTTGGATCAGTAAAAGTTTTTAGATCCAGAGACTCTATAGTTTCAATCATGAGATTGTCTAACGTCTGAAAAGAACCTAAATCAGCATATATCCACACCTCTAGAGCTCTCTGGAAACTTGTAGGGTCCTGTCTCGATGAGTCTGTTCCTTGCACCACCACTCCATAAGGTTTAGGAGTATTATGTTTAGGAACGTTAGGTTCATAGCAATCCTTTAGAGTTGTAACATTGTCTAGTATCTGTTTTCTCACTCCTGCCCTCATCTAATCACTCCTATTCATTAGCCCACCAATCCGATACATTCTTCATGAGCCTATTCTTGTTGTTTTTTAATGTGTTTTCAAGCACCGGATGGGCTCGTGTACCTGGATGATTGACCATTTTCACAGGGTGAGCCGCCCCGCTCCAATATAATGCCTTTTTGTTCTTAGGCCTTATAATATGGGGTTGGCTCCCTTCTTCCAGGACGGCTCCGTATTTGACTCCATGAGCAAGATATATAGTTAAATCTCTTCCTCTCCCGTCAACACCAGAATGTATAGATTGCCTTGCATGACTGGTCCTATCTCTCCATGTAGCACCTCTTTTGGCCTCTGATGATAATATTCCAGCAAAATTTAGGAGGATCATATGGGTTCCTGCTAGCTTTCTATTGATGTATTCCGTTGACCTAGATGATACCATTAGCTCACCCTCTTCAATTCACATTGGTACCCGCAAATTTCACCTTTTACAATCTGCGGGTATATTGCCAGAACCTCCATTTTTCCATAAGGAGATTCAAATTCTATTCTCTCTTCGGACAAATCCGTAAGGTCCGCATTATGATCTGCCAACATTCCATATTTTTTACTGGTGTCTGCAGTTCCTTTCGTATCGCTTATTACTGAAACTTCCGGATTCTTCTGTTGGAATATCCTCACCGTTAAAGTCTTGCTAGAATCGTCAATCGACCATGCACCATTGACTATTTTTCTGGTAGATACAGCTATTGTTATCTCCATCGGATTTTGCTCAATGGTATTTATGATATCCTGTTTTCTTTCGTTTGCAGTTACCATTAAGACCTCACCTCTGCATTCGTCCTTAAGATAAAACTGCCCGCATTGGTTCTACAGGTACACTTATCTTTGAAATATTCTGCATTGCTTAAGGCTGCCTTTATTTGGTCATTTATTCCGGCTTTTTCGTATGATTCTATGCCCACTGTGTACTTTTTGGTATCAGTCAGATTTAATCTAGTAGCAATTAAGCTCCAACCCTCCGATACAGCACAATATAGACACCCCGCCTCATCTAGCAGCATTTGTAGTTCCTCTGGAGAGAATATCTTCCCCTCTTTATCGTTTAAATAAAGTTGGAGTTTAGTTATGTCATTCATAAAATCCCTCCTAAAACAAAAGGATAATGCCTTAAAAGCATTATCCTAATGTGATTTCTTGAACATTCTCGTCAATTGCCGCAAACACACCTCTGTAGCAGTAAGCAACAATTTGCTCTTCAACTAATCTTGAGACGTCTTTGTTTCCAGACTCCACAGTGTAGTCCCTTTTAACCAATTCTTTGAATCCTCTCTTCGGTCTGACTAAATATGCTTTTCCTTGATCTACACCTTTGTACTCATGATGTTTCTTGCCTACTGTAACTTCCCATCCATCGTAGTAAACTACAGAGTTAATCCCAGAGATAGCTGGATATACGGTGCCATTAATTTGGTGACCACCTTTAAGGGCCATTTCAATGTCCATGGCATCTGCTGAATTAGCAAGTAAAACAGTTCCTGGTCTCTTTGCTGTTCTAGAAGTTTTGACAGCCTCCGCTATCGTCTTATACATTCCTAACCAAACTGGATCATCTTGTTCCCCCTTGAAGGCTGTTTTGTTTGCAGCCTTGTAACTGTAGTTAATAATAGGGAATAAGTGTAAATGGTTCAATAATGCATTGTATGCCTCTCCCATCGACTTATTTAATAACTCAACGTTGAACGTCTCGTTAAAATCAATCATTTTCTTTGTGTATTCAAACCCAGTAGTATAAGTTTTAATCCTTGCTGTAGGACCATGCTCTGCAGCGATGCTACCAAACTTAACCTCGTCACCTTCCATATGCTCTAGGAACACACAGTTTCCGTGCATAGCCCATTTTGCATCTAACACCTCTGGGAAGTTAGGATCTGTTATATTGTCATAGATTGGCTGGTAAAGTAATTGAACTTGCTCTTTTCCAAGCTCCACATCTAGAACCACTTTCCTAAGTAGGTCTTTAAGCTCCGAAACAGAACCGAAGTTGATCATCTCTCCCAATGGTTTACCAAAGTCCAAAAGATCCATTTCTCCGTTTACGATTTTCTTTACTGCATAGTCAACTTCTCCGGCGACAACAAAAGGAACTTTTTGCTCAATGCTTTGTTTTCTACGTTGTTCCAACAGTGTGTCTTGACTAAATACTTTAATCATCTATATCCCTCCTATACTTGTTGTGGCAGCAAAATAAAGTGAATTACATTGCTAGCATCTTTTTTATTGGTTACTTTGCCTACTAATCTGTTTGGTGTTTCTTCTGTTCCTGGGTTAGTTGTAAGTTTTTTAGTTGAGGCCTTGTAATAAACTAGGTCTCCTTTGTTGAATGCATCTGCAGCAGTAATTTGATCTGTTTCGTATTCTGCCTGCTCAATGTTCAAGCCAATAGCAGTAGTTTCGCCTGCTTCTGTTTTTGCACTTTCCATTGCAACTCCGAAGAACCCATCTAATAATACAAATGTTTGGGCTACTACAGTGGTGTTTTCTGGTACGGTTACCTGCAAGCCTTTTCCGTCACTTATTTTAGCTCTGTTGATTGGTGTAATGGTGCTAGGTGTTGGTTGTCCTTTAAATGCCATCGTTTATTCCTCCTCTAATTAAATTTGTGCCCTTTTAGATTTCAATCCGCTTGTTGTAGATGCAGCAGATCCGATTCCAGGGCCTTGATCAATGTGTTTATCCGACAATACTTTTTTCATTAAATCATCTGCAAGGATCTTGTCGATTTCCCCTGCAATTACTTCCTCTGTGGCTCCATCTTCTACTTTAAGCATTTTCTTTACTAGGCCTTGAGCCATCTCGCCAGTTACTTTTTTCTCTACAACCTTGTCGATTGTTTTAGTGAAGTCTTTCTGACTTGATTCTTCCAGTGCCTTCTTGCTATTCTTAGCCACTTCAATTACATCCATCTCCCCTGTTACTCCAAGGGCCTCTTTTACCTTGCCAAGGGTTTCCTTAGCCTCTACCGCCTCCTTGATTTCTTCCATCTCCCCAGCTAGTTTATCTGGTGTGATGGCCATTTCTCCAAACACTTGGTTATATGTTACTTTACCAGTTTGGAGTAAACCGTTTAGGTTGCTAATTAACTCTTTGAAATCCATCTTTTTTCCTCCTTTATTCATTTCGCCTGCAGGTGTTGCAGGTTCATATATTTTCTTCTCCACTACCTCTGTCTTTTCCCCTAGTTTAATCTCTTGGTTGTCTATGATGAACGGAATGCTATACAGTTTGGTGGGTTGGTTTTGTTGCTCGTATTCCATGATTGCTGTGTTGTTGTCATATCTAATACTTCTAACCCAAACATAATCATGTTCACCGATGGAGAAATACTCTTTAGCTGCAATTCTTAGGTCTTCTCTAAGCTTTTCAAATGTGCCGTCAAGCTGTTCTCCTGTTATGTCGTTCATTTCCATGCCGACAATCTTTGTTGGCATTCCTGGGCGATGTAACGGAGTCCAGTCTATAGATAATGGCTCATATCCCACTACATCCATTTCTCCGGTTGTTTGATTCTTTCTTAAATCCGGAAAGCCAAATATACTCACTTCTTGGATTCTTTTGGTTCTTATCCACCTTTTTAGGCTTTTTGCATCCGCATCTACCAAGCCTCTAAAATAAGCTTTATCTCCTCTCATTTCTGCCCCTATCCAGTGTGTTGCTGGTGGAACGAACTCTGTCGATACATCCTCTGGCCTTTGATGCCCCAAAAACCCATTTAACGTATATTGCTTTGTATATTCCACAATGTCCTGCAAGCTTTTAGGAGTATAATTCCACCCTCTCTTACTCTTGCCTGCTGGAATTTCTACAACAACCTCTAGAGGATCCTCGTCCATTTGTTTCATTTGCTCAACATCTACATTTTGTGCTAATTGTATATCTCCTGGGGAAATGCTTGTTGCCAAGATTGCACTAATGTTGTCCATCTCTCCATGCATGGCTTTTTGTTCGCCTGCCAATATCCTTGCTTTCATATTCTTGTTTCACCTCCTTACGCTGCATAGTTTTCTTGGTACCATCGCTCTAAATCTGGTTGCGATGATGGATTTTGTTCCCAAGCTCTCAACCTCGCTACCAATTCTTCTGGATCCTCATTAATAGTAGTCATAATGCATAGGCAGTTTGGGTGAAAAGGATAGAGCGGAGCTTTATCTAGGGGGTATCCTCCTGGCCCTAATCCGTAATCATCTGCCATAGTTATTGGATCGCAAATGTCATACTTTGGGTGGCTTGCAGATAGTAT
Encoded proteins:
- a CDS encoding phage tail terminator family protein, which codes for MRAGVRKQILDNVTTLKDCYEPNVPKHNTPKPYGVVVQGTDSSRQDPTSFQRALEVWIYADLGSFQTLDNLMIETIESLDLKTFTDPNTGLSYTATFNGTIGQDMVDEEWKAIVRGLNFSVIALHETDTSSDTWEKSTAEFIEEVSGVKSYKGAWREDFQVPSVLCRTISKATEEINYSSYRENREIRIHVVSDKKDERNQIIDTIEQSLMSAIKIPLDIEDRRYLIIKSIRENRDSDMLGTGQITVTMTRINSIERGGTFIEHIYGRGKIN
- a CDS encoding DUF2190 family protein; translated protein: MAFKGQPTPSTITPINRAKISDGKGLQVTVPENTTVVAQTFVLLDGFFGVAMESAKTEAGETTAIGLNIEQAEYETDQITAADAFNKGDLVYYKASTKKLTTNPGTEETPNRLVGKVTNKKDASNVIHFILLPQQV
- a CDS encoding phage major capsid protein; amino-acid sequence: MIKVFSQDTLLEQRRKQSIEQKVPFVVAGEVDYAVKKIVNGEMDLLDFGKPLGEMINFGSVSELKDLLRKVVLDVELGKEQVQLLYQPIYDNITDPNFPEVLDAKWAMHGNCVFLEHMEGDEVKFGSIAAEHGPTARIKTYTTGFEYTKKMIDFNETFNVELLNKSMGEAYNALLNHLHLFPIINYSYKAANKTAFKGEQDDPVWLGMYKTIAEAVKTSRTAKRPGTVLLANSADAMDIEMALKGGHQINGTVYPAISGINSVVYYDGWEVTVGKKHHEYKGVDQGKAYLVRPKRGFKELVKRDYTVESGNKDVSRLVEEQIVAYCYRGVFAAIDENVQEITLG